In the genome of Entelurus aequoreus isolate RoL-2023_Sb linkage group LG08, RoL_Eaeq_v1.1, whole genome shotgun sequence, one region contains:
- the chadlb gene encoding chondroadherin-like b, with protein MYSRLSPDTLWVPLLGLPLLLLPAALAAKCPQQCVCDQIQLTVTCVNKNLTQVPSTVDEITVKLDLRGNDIQELPTGAFKHTPYLTHLSLQRCNIRRVKEGAFRGLGRLVFLNLANNDVDILYQESFDGLSSLKQLMIDRNRVEEIQPGAFSQLGFLNLLSLSHNQLVYIPNMAFQGLQNIKWLRLSHNSLNYLDTEAFAGLFTLNRLSLDHNELQFFPTETMTRLPQVTRVDLGYNPMTYLGEESVSMVKLTHLFLDHMSLQDLANTAVSKSPSLTHLDLSHNQLRVIQPFTEGTPKLARIHLAGNPVYCNCYMRPLREWAISRKVKLVGTCAGPSHLSGENLEAVYPQEMRCQSQEAMLKVEFEEANRRAPPPTEEPEKKVKCPANCVCDAENHHSSCENRAHTKVPRGFSANTRLLDLRGNNFHYIPSNSFPGVAQVVSLHLQRCKVVDVENGAFSGMKGLIYLYLSENNISSLNPEAFKGLPQLTYLHLEKNSFSIFPKGAFKLLPGLLTLHLENNSIAKLEANILSGAEGLRSLYLNGNAIDHVSPKALEQASHLDTLHLAGNKLKEVPTEALSNTRNLKDLRLSRNAIRWVGPNAFQPLASSLRELYLDNMGLEKMSQSSLAGLALRSLFLEGNQLEQVPDLHPITSLEVINLADNPLMCDCPLLPLRLWIEKVNLKVRATCANPPELRGRRVQDVHVFKACPGGDALPSPPSIAPKRAKAPKFTKPKPTPLSTFKRGKMLKSKTNLGKNPRLKAGKKTKRRSLV; from the exons ATGTACTCCCGCCTCTCTCCTGACACCCTCTGGGTCCCGCTGCTCGGCCTCCCACTCCTCCTGCTCCCTGCAGCGCTCGCTGCAAAATGCCCGCAACAGTGCGTGTGCGACCAGATCCAGCTCACCGTGACGTGCGTCAACAAGAACCTGACCCAAGTTCCTTCGACAGTGGACGAG ATCACAGTCAAATTAGATCTTCGGGGTAACGACATCCAGGAACTCCCCACTGGAGCTTTCAAACACACACCTTACCTGACTCACCTGTCGCTGCAGCGCTGTAACATTCGCAGGGTGAAAGAAGGCGCCTTTCGAGGTCTCGGCCGCCTGGTTTTTCTCAACCTCGCAAACAACGACGTTGACATTCTCTACCAG GAGTCCTTTGATGGTCTGTCCTCGCTGAAGCAGCTCATGATTGACCGGAACCGCGTGGAGGAGATCCAGCCCGGAGCTTTCTCTCAGCTCGGCTTCCTCAACCTGCTCTCGCTTTCACACAACCAGCTGGTCTACATCCCCAACATGGCCTTCCAG GGTCTGCAGAACATCAAGTGGCTTCGTCTAAGTCACAACTCTCTAAACTATCTGGACACGGAGGCCTTTGCGGGTCTTTTCACACTCAACCGTCTCAGTCTGGACCACAACGAACTGCAGTTTTTCCCCACGGAAACAATGACCAG ATTACCTCAAGTGACCCGTGTGGATCTGGGTTACAACCCCATGACTTACCTGGGTGAGGAGTCAGTGTCCATGGTCAAGCTAACCCACCTTTTCCTGGACCACATGTCCCTGCAGGACCTGGCCAACACAGCTGTATCCAAGTCCCCCAGCCTGACCCACTTGGACCTCAGCCACAACCAGCTACGTGTCATCCAACCCTTCACCGAGGGCACCCCTAAACTGGCACGGATCCACCTGGCTGGGAACCCCGTCTACTGCAACTGCTACATGCGGCCGCTCAG GGAATGGGCTATCAGCCGGAAGGTGAAGTTGGTCGGCACATGTGCAGGACCCTCACATCTCTCTGGAGAGAACCTGGAGGCTGTCTACCCACAGGAGATGCGCTGTCAGAGCCAGGAGGCCATGCTGAAGGTGGAGTTTGAGGAGGCAAATAGACGGGCGCCACCGCCTACAGAGGAGCCGGAGAAAAAGGTCAAGTGTCCTGCTAACTGCGTCTGTGAC GCGGAGAACCATCACTCGTCCTGTGAGAACCGCGCCCACACCAAAGTTCCCCGCGGTTTCTCTGCCAACACGCGGCTCCTTGACCTGCGTGGCAACAACTTCCACTACATCCCTAGCAACAGCTTCCCTGGCGTGGCCCAGGTGGTGTCCCTGCACCTGCAGCGCTGCAAGGTCGTGGATGTTGAGAATGGCGCTTTCAGCGGCATGAAGGGTCTCATCTACTTGTACCTCTCTGAGAATAACATCTCATCCCTAAACCCTGAAGCCTTTAAAG GCCTCCCTCAGCTGACTTACCTGCACTTGGAGAAGAATAGCTTCAGCATCTTCCCTAAAGGGGCCTTCAAACTGCTCCCGGGGCTTCTCACGCTCCATTTGGAGAATAACTCCATCGCCAAGCTAGAGGCAAACATCCTGAGCGGCGCGGAGGGCCTCAGGTCTCTCTATCTTAATGGAAACGCCATTGACCACGTTTCTCCTAAGGCTCTGGAGCAGGCCAGCCATCTGGACACGCTCCACCTGGCAGGGAACAAGCTGAAAGAGGTGCCTACTGAAGCCCTGAGCAACACCAGGAACCTGAAGGACCTGAGGCTCTCAAGAAACGCCATTCGATGGGTGGGACCAAACGCTTTCCAGCCTTTAGCGAGCTCGCTGAGGGAGCTTTATTTGGATAATATGGGGCTGGAGAAG ATGTCACAGAGCTCCCTGGCAGGCTTGGCTTTGAGGAGTCTCTTCCTGGAGGGCAACCAGCTAGAGCAGGTACCTGACCTCCACCCGATCACCTCTTTGGAAGTCATCAACCTGGCGGACAATCCTCTGATGTGTGACTGCCCTCTGCTGCCACTGCGTCT CTGGATTGAAAAAGTAAACCTGAAGGTACGAGCCACCTGTGCCAACCCACCTGAGCTAAGGGGCCGCAGAGTCCAAGACGTCCACGTTTTCAAGGCATGTCCAGGAGGTGACGCTCTCCCTTCTCCTCCCAGCATCGCCCCAAAGCGAGCCAAGGCGCCCAAATTTACCAAACCTAAGCCGACACCCCTCAGCACCTTTAAGCGGGGCAAGATGCTCAAATCCAAAACCAACCTTGGCAAGAACCCAAGACTTAAAGCTGGAAAGAAAACCAAGAGACGCAGCCTGGTGTGA
- the rangap1b gene encoding ran GTPase-activating protein 1b, translating into MASDDIAELVDSLSNTHVGDGELSFKGLGLKLDNAESVEELVQEIEQCQDLRALRLEGNTLGVEAAVAIAQALESKHWLQSCYWSDLFTGRLRSEIPKALESLSSGIMMAGARLTVLDLSDNAFGPDGVRGIQQLLKSPTCHTLKELRLNNCGMGIGGGKILAEALMECHRSSVTAGSALKLRIFVAGRNRLENEGSSALAKAFQLMGSLEEVHMPQNGINYAGVIALASAMRHNPDLRVLNLNDNTFTKRGTLAMAQALGHLRNVQVINFGDCLVRCEGAIALAAVLREGLPILKELNLSFGEIKEAAALVVAQAVMDKPYMEKVDLNGNFLGEDGCECLREAMESQDKAVMLASLSDDEGEPDDDDDDNDEGEAAANDDCCNGEEFGKENGLLAKEDSSSKCHCPDEVLSFVACPSAEKLLQLGEMTRQLLPEVDMTNPHKAADVLLKVASLYSEKPVIQTTVLETCDMLLRKLLSGSAFQAYTFLSTLLVLMGILQGEGKTKKVPLVAGQLLCLEHAVQQDYFAQHHASLLHIVLSKNRDALNLCSSSMERLSSALEKRCLEQH; encoded by the exons TGGAGGAGCTGGTGCAGGAGATAGAACAGTGTCAAGATTTGAGAGCCTTGCGCTTGGAGGGAAACACTTTGGGCGTTGAGGCAGCCGTAGCCATCGCCCAGGCACTGGAAAGCAAACATTGGCTTCAG AGTTGTTATTGGAGCGACCTTTTTACTGGAAGACTGCGCTCTGAAATCCCAAAAGCCCTA GAATCACTGAGCAGCGGAATAATGATGGCAGGGGCCCGTCTGACTGTGCTGGACTTGAGTGATAATGCGTTTGGACCAGATGGCGTGCGGGGCATCCAACAGCTTCTTAAAAGTCCTACCTGCCACACCTTGAAAGAGTTAAGACTCAACAATTGTGGGATGGGAATCGGAGGAGGAAAG ATTCTGGCAGAAGCACTGATGGAGTGCCACAGATCCTCAGTAACTGCTGGATCTGCGCTCAAATTGAGAATATTTGTTGCTGGAAGAAATCGTTTAGAAAATGAAGGATCCAGTGCCCTGGCCAAGGCCTTTCAG TTGATGGGAAGTCTGGAGGAGGTCCACATGCCCCAGAACGGCATCAACTATGCAGGCGTCATCGCTTTAGCTTCTGCCATGCGACACAACCCAGACCTGCGGGTGCTCAACCTCAACGACAACACCTTCACAAAGAGAGGAACATTGGCTATGGCACAG GCTCTGGGGCATCTGAGGAATGTCCAGGTGATCAACTTTGGTGACTGCTTGGTCCGCTGTGAAGGAGCGATTGCCCTCGCAGCAGTCCTAAGAGAGGGCTTGCCAATCCTGAAG GAGCTGAATCTGTCCTTTGGAGAGATCAAAGAGGCAGCGGCGCTCGTGGTGGCTCAGGCCGTCATGGACAAACCTTACATGGAGAAAGTGGATCTGAACG GAAACTTTTTGGGCGAGGATGGCTGTGAGTGTCTCAGGGAAGCCATGGAGAGCCAAGACAAAGCAGTAATGCTGGCTTCACTCAG TGACGACGAGGGAGaacctgatgatgatgatgatgataatgatgagggCGAGGCAGCGGCAAATGACGACTGTTGCAATGGGGAGGAGTTTGGAAAAGAAAATGGATTGCTGGCAAAAGAAGACAGTTCTTCCAAGTGCCATTGTCCA GATGAGGTATTGTCTTTCGTTGCTTGCCCATCTGCTGAGAAGCTTCTTCAGCTCGGAGAGATGACTAGACAACTGCTGCCAGAG GTGGACATGACGAACCCACATAAGGCAGCTGATGTTCTTCTGAAAGTGGCTTCTTTATACAGTGAGAAACCTGTCATCCAGACCACAGTGCTGGAAACTTGTG ACATGCTGTTGAGAAAGCTTCTCTCTGGTTCAGCCTTCCAGGCGTACACCTTTCTCTCTACCCTGCTGGTCCTCATGGGAATCCTCCAG ggaGAAGGGAAGACGAAAAAAGTGCCACTGGTAGCAGGCCAACTGTTATGTTTGGAACATGCCGTCCAGCAAGACTACTTTGCCCAGCACCACGCCTCCCTGCTTCACATTGTCCTGTCAAA GAACCGCGACGCTCTCAATTTGTGCAGCAGTAGCATGGAGAGATTAAGCTCCGCCTTAGAAAAGAGGTGCCTTGAACAACATTGA